GGATGACTTTTCCTGGGCGCAGCCTCCATGCATCAGAACCATCCACGTTAAAATCCCAGATAATCTTCCAGGGCCCTCTTGTGGATAGCCAATCGTTCTGTCCTGACAAGAAAACACCCTTTTCTTCTATCCTGTCTCCGTGCTTTTGGGTGGACAAAAATCATAATCCACTTTGTCATCACACTGGAAAGACTGTTGTGTTGATTGGCTCACTGATTGACGCCAGAATAAGGAAAGCAGGATGggatggaggagaaaggaaatcataataatgaactttttttgcatttactctgtgccaggcaccgttaggctaaatgctttgcaaatatctcatttgatcctcacagcaaccctgcaAGGAAGGGGTTGTTATTACCcacattttgcagctgaggaaactgaggcaaacagaggttacgtcacacagtaagtgttagaggtcaaatctgaacttaactcttcctgactttgagccTTGTACTCTAACTACTGCATCACCTCACTGGTCATAGAAGCTCGGATATAAGGATCCACTGAGTGGAGAAAAGTCCCAAATTCTTATTGTTTTCCACTAGAACTCTTGATCTAGGTGATCCAAGGAAATAAGAGCCTGATAACACCTAGAATCTTACTTAGCTCTTCGGACAACTACTGTAATCACCTTGTTTTATGTCATCCCCtactttattaaagaaaaacaaaattagggACAGCAAAGGGAGGGTGATGGATCCAGATCAGAGACAAAGCTGCCAGATTGTGGAACTGGAGCCCCAAGTATGGAATTGGAGTAGGGAAAAAATTTCAGGTAGGTTCTCTTGTTAGATCATTCCTAGGATAGTAGACGGGCTCTTAGGTGTCTGAAATAACACTAAATTTGGTGTCAAAGGAGTTGAGTTTGACTTCCAGCTCAttaacttcctagctatgtgatcttggtcaagtctaCGAAGTTAAACTGAGaggtctccatttcttcatctataataaaaaaaaaaatgagggaactggactagatgaccctcaacatctcttccagatctaaatctatgatctatgatctAAATTCTGATCAGAGAAGACTAGCTTCTCTCAACCTCTTCTCTGAAGAGTGCAGTAACATAAACCAAAAATGCCACCTATCACTCTCCCCATTTGGGTCCTGGTACCATCATGGCGAAGTTGTTACTTAGATCGGTTTTAAGGTCCTCCGGGCACTGCGTCTTGGATGGTCCCCTTAAGGGCAGTCCTATATTTAAGCGAATATCTGTTGCTTTCGTCTCTATGGGCTCTCCACAGGTGGGTTGGTTACGAACACACAAGCTTCTGTGGGCAGCAGTTTGTCCTGGAGAGGGGAGAGTACCCACGTTGGGAAGCCTGGAGCGGGAGCAATGCCTACCATGTCGAGCGTCTCATGTCCTTCCGCCCCATCTGCTCCGCGGTGAGTAGCTTGGAGATTGTGGTGGGTTGGTGTCGCCATTGTTTCCTTTAGACATGATCCAAGGGAATGGAGGGAGTCGAGGTGGCTCCTTCTGCTGTCGTTTATCTTTGCTCTACTAGTCATTTTTCTCAAGGTAAGCGAAGAGCCTCATGGCAGGGCTAACAAGTGTAAATGAGAGCCAACCAGATTCCTCAAGAGTACCTTTTACCTTAAACGTTCAAGAACAGATGGCTAGCAGCTGAGCTCACTACGTGGTAAGGAAAAGAGGATGTTCCTCAGACAAATTATTCCCCTTCGCAACAGTTTGGGggcattttatttttgcaaaaacaGGACAAGTGATTGATGTAAGTCAGACTGTGTCTCGACTGTCTGCCCAAGACCATTTTGACCCCCAACGTCTCCACCTAACTTCCTGAGAATGAGAGTTGCCCCACAACTTAACAGGCCATTTCCTAAAGGTGTGCATTGTTCCTGGGAATGTACAAAAAAGGCTGGGTGGCCATTGGATATTGTAGTAGGGCTTCCCACCTTTCAAAGGATGCTCATTTTCAATACACTCTATAACATTCATTTGAGAGGTATAGTGCAGCATCACAAGTAGAGgactaatctttaaaaaaaaaaaaaaaatttaaacccttaccttcatcttggaaccaatactgagccacctaattgcccccgaGGACCAATGATGGAGTCAGAAATACCCaagtttaggggcagctgggtagctcagtggattgagagccaggcctagagacaggaggtcttaggttcaaatccggcctcagacacttcccagctgtgtgaccctgggcaagtcacttgacccccattgcctacccttaccactcttccacctataagtcaatacacagaagttaagggttttaaaaaataaaaatacccaaGTTTAGTTCCTGCTTCTAGCTGTCACTTTGAGCAGGTCACAATTTCTCAGCGCTTCTATCTGAATCAGGAGGAGGGTTTTCCTTACACCAACAAAATCAgaggattagacttattcttaagtaaaatgtttatttaaagatCCATGCAGAACAAATGAAGCCTTCTCCACTCCCAAACCACATCATTTCAATCAATGAAAGTCTTCTCCAGGCTTATATGTATTTTGACTAGTTTAAAAGTTGTGttggttttcccttttttttttttttttttttttacaaagaattgAGGAAAGCAAGACTAGTTTTGGAGCAATTCTTAAGTTCTCTTATTCATGGATTACAGAACCATAAGGAATCCAAGATTATGATCTTTGAGAAGGAAAACTTCATTGGACGCCAGTGGGAGATCTGCGATGACTACCCTTCCTTGCAGGCCATGGGCTGGTGCAACAATGAAGTTGGTTCCATGAAGATACAGTGTGGAGCGTAAGTGAGAAACAGGATTCAGGGAATGTCACCCTCTGCTTTGGGCATCAACAGACATATGCCCATgaggaactttttttaaaattgattttttatcatttgtttgttAGGAATTCTTAACTGTatttggatagagtgctagactgggagtcaaaggacctgggttcaaaacctaccCAGTCCTGACACTTAAGAACCTCTGTGACCCTTGGAGAAGTCACTCAaatttcctgggtctcagttttgtAAGCTGgcaaaacaaggttaaatgagatgatctctgaggCTTTTTACCATTCGCACATCCTCCAAGCCTCAGTCACAAAAGACCTTGATGGGgctacattatatttatatacatttttagcactaaaaatgtctaaaaatacctttaaaaaaatctctgcctGAGCACAGAAACACTAATTGTTTATAATAGTACATagacttcctccctccctgatcAAACCTAAGTTTTAACTTATTAATGGGacttttttgttgtcattgagCTCCCTTCCACATATCATAAACAGTGGAGTAGTTTCTAATCCACATTCTagtccaaatttttaaaaaagcacttttCTGGAACTACAAGGAAGAATCGGCCACCAAAGTACTCTGGATTGAGAGTGGGCTTGGTCGCATTTATTAGTTTCACAAAGTCAGCTATATTTCACAAATAGGGCTCTAACAGGGTTTCTATTTTAGTCTCCAAGTGTTAGATTTAACTTTCATTCAATTGACTGTTTGGGCTTTTCTAGGTGGGTTTGCTACCAGTATCCTGGATACCGTGGCTACCAGTACATCTTGGAGTGTGACCATCATGGAGGAGACTATAAGCACTGGAGAGAATGGGGCTCTCATGCCCAGACTTTCCAGATTCAGTCGATCCGCCGTATCCAGCAGTAGATTCTCTGAGATGAGAAGCCGCCGGCAGTCTAAAACCATTCTATTACTTACTAGTTTTGAAAAGAATAATGGGTTTCATTGTACTGCTCATAAGTCATCACTTTTGATTGCAAACAACGGCTAAAATTCTCAATAAatgtcattaaaagaaaaaacaaagaccaAGTTGCAGGGCTCAAGAGTTGTAAATAAGCATCAAGGGTATGTTTCTATGAAGCGACTAAATTGCTGAGTTCTAGTTACCTACCTATTGGGCTTTGCTGCCTCCACAGGCAAAAGTATTCATGGAAATGGGTCCTATTGTCTTAAAGGACCTCTGATCTCCTTTACGTCAGTGACACAGGACACAGTTTTGGTCGTTAACACCTTTGCAGTGACTTCCAAATAACATACCAGGCTTCATCCTGATAATGCCCAAGCAGTATCTCTTGGCTGCTTTCAAAGCCTTTGGAAAACCACGGTTGAAACACTACCAAAGGACTACCATTATGTAATAGTAACATGTTTGAGGAGCAAGAAATTTTGATATAAAAATAGGTATTAAGGAAGGCAGATTTTGTCTCTGCATTTACATGCCATggccaaaatttttattttgttctcaaaAAATCTGACTAGGCAAGGTTAAGCGACACATTTCTCTTGTCTCTTATGAAAGGATAAAGGAAGCAATTTCTTTCctgtattggtttttttttttaaaaataaacctttagCTTGTCTTAGAATATCATATACAAGTATccgttctaaggtagaagagtggtaaggactaggcaattggggttaagagacttgcccaaagtctttcagctaggaaatatctgaggccagatttgaacccagttctggggctatctagctgccccctcttccctgTATTCTTTAACAGATTCAACCCTTGTACCTAGTTCCTGCTGTGACCAAAGTCATATATTAAAGACTAGAAGGTTTCTCAGTGCCAGAACGCTGAGGGAAGTGGAATGGTCCGTGCAAACCCACTTTCGACCACTAGGGCTGGGATGCCTTAATCCTAATATGATCCACATCCAGCATCGTCTCCATCCTCACACAGGAATTCCACACATTTTCTTCTGGATGGGTTACAAAGCTACGGAGGGGCATGGTGatgacaaaaatcacataatcatTCAAGCATCCAAAGTTTCTCTCTCACTACTCTGACTATCCCAGTTAACAGTTAAAGTCTAGCTTTTATCCGGATTAACTTGGTAAGACTAtagaatggaagaaggaagaaagatggaGCCAGGCTGAGCCTTCAGAGTACTTTATCCTTTTACCTTGAAAATGCCCAACAGTTCAATCAATAACACAATCGTTACTCCTACTGCTCTCAGGGCTAATACAGGCTAGCAAACAGAAAAAAGGTCAAAGAGAATACACAAACACCTCATaaactttaaaacttttattCAACAATTTACATTACTTTGTTTGATCTACaaattttgtggtttttttttttttttcggatAAAATAAGTCAATCTAGGTACGGTTGCAGAGCTATTGTTGGGTCAGCAGAGTAAATGAAATTCACGcagctttttcatattttttttttttaaacactggaTGTGAAGACATCAGCAAAGAGGAGATTA
The window above is part of the Gracilinanus agilis isolate LMUSP501 chromosome 4, AgileGrace, whole genome shotgun sequence genome. Proteins encoded here:
- the CRYBA1 gene encoding beta-crystallin A3, with the translated sequence METQAVQRELETVPAARMAQTNPMPGPLGPWKVSLSGGKPGRGSLTTWIGFKVLRALRLGWWVGYEHTSFCGQQFVLERGEYPRWEAWSGSNAYHVERLMSFRPICSANHKESKIMIFEKENFIGRQWEICDDYPSLQAMGWCNNEVGSMKIQCGAWVCYQYPGYRGYQYILECDHHGGDYKHWREWGSHAQTFQIQSIRRIQQ